A portion of the Rhodococcus pseudokoreensis genome contains these proteins:
- the trhA gene encoding PAQR family membrane homeostasis protein TrhA → MTAFGLDELPVKPRLRGWIHLWAFGVSVIAGLVLVTLSGTQVSGEAALATAVYSLTVCGVFGVSATYHRIHWNTVAARTWMKRADHSMIFLFIAGSYTPFAVLGLPPDTGRTLLIVVWAGALAGVALKMLWPTAPRWVGVPLYLLLGWAIVPVAPELTHEVGVLPMLLLLIGGILYSVGAILYATKWPNPWPTTFGHHEFFHAATVIAALCHYIAVWLVVFR, encoded by the coding sequence GTGACCGCTTTCGGCCTCGACGAACTACCCGTCAAGCCCCGACTGCGAGGGTGGATCCACCTGTGGGCGTTCGGCGTCTCCGTCATCGCCGGCCTCGTCCTCGTCACGCTGTCGGGCACCCAGGTGTCCGGGGAAGCGGCGCTCGCCACCGCCGTCTACAGCCTCACGGTGTGCGGTGTGTTCGGGGTCAGCGCCACCTACCACCGCATCCACTGGAACACCGTCGCGGCCCGCACATGGATGAAGCGCGCGGACCATTCGATGATCTTCCTGTTCATCGCGGGCAGTTACACCCCGTTCGCGGTGCTGGGGCTGCCGCCCGACACGGGCCGGACGCTGCTGATAGTCGTGTGGGCGGGGGCACTCGCCGGGGTCGCGCTGAAGATGCTGTGGCCGACGGCGCCGCGCTGGGTCGGGGTGCCGCTGTACCTGCTGCTCGGCTGGGCCATCGTCCCGGTGGCACCCGAACTGACGCACGAGGTCGGGGTCCTCCCGATGCTGCTGTTGCTGATCGGCGGCATCCTGTACTCGGTCGGGGCGATCCTCTACGCCACCAAGTGGCCCAATCCGTGGCCCACCACGTTCGGGCATCACGAGTTCTTCCACGCCGCCACCGTCATCGCGGCGCTGTGCCACTACATCGCCGTGTGGCTGGTGGTGTTCCGGTAG
- the mca gene encoding mycothiol conjugate amidase Mca, protein MSGFRLMAVHAHPDDESSKGAATTARYAAEGNEVKVVTLTGGERGDILNPAMDVPGVRDRIHEVRIEEMAEAARILGVQHQWLGFVDSGLPEGDPKPPLPEGCFALVPLEESTEALVRVIREFRPHVMTTYDENGGYPHPDHIRCHEVSMAAYEAAADPEQFPDAGEPWKVQKVYYSHGFIRKRLLQFQEEYDRRGEEFPMAEWLKKWKTEQGDLMARVTTQITCGDYFPQRDDALRAHATQIDPNGSFFAVPLEIQQKIWPTEEFELAKTRVTTSIPESDLFAGIHEDGQQ, encoded by the coding sequence GTGAGCGGATTCCGGCTCATGGCCGTCCATGCGCATCCCGACGACGAGTCGAGCAAGGGTGCGGCGACAACGGCCCGTTACGCCGCAGAGGGCAACGAAGTGAAGGTCGTGACGTTGACCGGTGGTGAACGCGGCGACATCCTCAACCCCGCGATGGACGTGCCCGGGGTGCGTGACCGCATCCACGAGGTGCGCATCGAGGAGATGGCCGAGGCCGCCCGCATCCTCGGAGTCCAGCACCAGTGGCTGGGATTCGTGGACTCCGGACTGCCGGAGGGCGACCCGAAGCCGCCGCTGCCGGAGGGTTGCTTCGCGCTCGTTCCGCTCGAGGAGTCGACCGAGGCGCTGGTGCGCGTCATCCGCGAGTTCCGTCCGCACGTCATGACCACGTACGACGAGAACGGCGGCTACCCGCACCCCGATCACATCCGCTGCCACGAGGTGTCGATGGCCGCCTACGAGGCCGCCGCCGACCCGGAGCAGTTCCCCGACGCCGGGGAGCCGTGGAAGGTGCAGAAGGTCTACTACTCGCACGGCTTCATCCGGAAGCGCCTCCTGCAGTTCCAGGAGGAGTACGACCGCCGCGGCGAAGAATTCCCGATGGCCGAGTGGCTCAAGAAGTGGAAGACCGAGCAGGGTGACCTGATGGCGCGCGTCACCACCCAGATCACGTGTGGCGATTATTTCCCGCAGCGTGACGACGCGTTGCGCGCCCACGCGACGCAGATCGACCCGAACGGCTCGTTCTTTGCGGTTCCGCTCGAGATCCAGCAGAAGATCTGGCCGACCGAGGAATTCGAGCTCGCCAAGACGCGGGTCACGACCTCCATCCCGGAGAGCGATCTGTTCGCGGGCATCCACGAGGACGGACAGCAGTGA
- a CDS encoding isoprenyl transferase → MSARGLLYSIYERRLLKRLDGLQHPRHIAVMCDGNRRWARENGFEDVSHGHRMGALKISEMLGWCDAAGIEMATIYLLSTENLRRDPEELDTLLEIITDVVEEISGPDKNWSVKIVGALDLLPAEQSRRLRDAAAGTEGRTGTHVNVAIGYGGRQEIADAVQSLLSEKLLAGLAGDELVKSITIDGIDGHLYTSGQPDPDLVIRTSGEQRLSGFLLWQSAYSEIWFTEAYWPEFRRVDFLRALRDYAARHRRFGV, encoded by the coding sequence GTGAGTGCGCGAGGACTGCTGTACAGCATCTACGAGCGTCGGCTACTGAAGCGGCTCGACGGTCTACAGCACCCCCGGCACATAGCCGTGATGTGCGACGGCAACCGGCGGTGGGCCCGGGAGAACGGCTTCGAGGACGTCAGCCACGGCCACCGCATGGGCGCCCTCAAGATCTCCGAGATGCTCGGCTGGTGCGACGCCGCGGGCATCGAGATGGCCACCATCTACCTGCTGTCCACCGAGAACCTGCGCCGCGACCCCGAGGAACTCGACACCCTGCTCGAGATAATCACCGACGTCGTCGAGGAGATCTCCGGACCGGACAAGAACTGGAGCGTCAAGATCGTCGGCGCCCTCGACCTCCTGCCCGCCGAACAGTCTCGTCGTCTGCGGGACGCGGCCGCCGGAACCGAGGGTCGCACCGGCACCCACGTCAACGTCGCGATCGGCTACGGCGGGCGCCAGGAGATCGCCGACGCCGTGCAGTCGCTGCTCAGCGAGAAACTCCTCGCCGGACTGGCGGGCGACGAACTCGTGAAATCGATCACCATCGACGGCATCGACGGCCACCTCTACACATCCGGCCAGCCCGACCCCGACCTCGTGATCCGCACGTCGGGGGAGCAGCGGCTGTCGGGGTTCCTGCTGTGGCAGAGCGCGTACTCCGAGATCTGGTTCACGGAGGCGTACTGGCCGGAGTTCCGCCGCGTCGACTTCCTGCGGGCGCTGCGCGACTACGCCGCCCGGCACCGCCGCTTCGGCGTCTGA
- a CDS encoding FAD:protein FMN transferase encodes MTSARSATEWSTWGVHARIVVTDPDALSSASNLIRGYLAAADAAVNRDRADAEIRGLDEGPNTVTPMFARFLTDALAAARTTDGALDPTVSAPAPHSWRSITVDGTEVTLPAGVELDLTATARASSADHCASTTAELLGCGVLVALGGDIATAGTTPPGGWQVQVQDLPGDPTCQVSIPSGAAVATASTVKPLHPDSVSLWRTVSVVAGSCTTAHASSTAAVGMGGGAVDWLTNLELPARLVDQEFRVITLGGWPS; translated from the coding sequence ATGACCAGCGCACGTAGCGCAACGGAATGGTCCACCTGGGGTGTGCACGCACGGATCGTCGTCACCGACCCCGACGCCCTGAGCTCGGCGTCGAACCTGATCCGCGGTTACCTCGCGGCCGCCGACGCCGCCGTCAACCGGGACCGCGCCGACGCCGAGATCCGCGGGCTCGACGAGGGCCCGAACACGGTGACCCCGATGTTCGCGCGGTTCCTCACCGACGCCCTTGCCGCGGCGCGCACCACCGACGGCGCCCTCGACCCCACGGTGTCGGCGCCCGCACCCCACTCGTGGCGGTCGATCACCGTCGACGGCACCGAGGTCACGCTCCCCGCCGGGGTGGAACTCGACCTGACGGCCACCGCGCGGGCGAGTTCCGCCGACCACTGCGCGTCGACGACGGCGGAGTTGCTCGGGTGCGGCGTCCTGGTCGCGCTCGGCGGCGACATCGCCACGGCCGGGACCACACCGCCGGGCGGCTGGCAGGTCCAGGTCCAGGATCTGCCGGGCGATCCCACCTGCCAGGTGTCGATCCCGTCCGGTGCGGCCGTCGCGACCGCCAGCACCGTCAAGCCCCTGCACCCCGACTCCGTGTCGTTGTGGCGGACCGTGTCGGTGGTCGCCGGGTCCTGCACCACGGCGCACGCGTCGAGCACGGCGGCGGTCGGGATGGGCGGCGGCGCGGTCGACTGGCTCACCAACCTGGAGTTGCCGGCCCGGCTGGTCGATCAGGAGTTCCGGGTGATCACCCTGGGCGGGTGGCCGAGCTAG
- a CDS encoding thioredoxin domain-containing protein, producing MDPREHNTLGGSTSPYLRQHADNPVHWQQWGPEATEWARERDVPILLSIGYSACHWCHVMAHESFEDESVASLMNEHFVCVKVDREERPDLDAVYMNATVAMTGQGGWPMTCFLTPDGAPFYCGTYYPAEPRGGMPSFTQLLGAIADTWRDRRGDVDDAAASVVAELRRGAGGVPEGDVRVTAALLDAAAGTVLRDEDAERGGFGGAPKFPPSALMEGLLRTYERSGDADVLGVVTRTASAMARGGIFDQLGGGFARYSVDAAWVVPHFEKMLYDNAQLLRAYAHLGRRTGSDLAVRVTEETVEFLLRDLRTENGSFASALDADTEGVEGLTYVWTPEQLAEVLGPDDGEWAARVFAVTSDGTFEAGASVLQLPRDPDDWDRWHRIRDTLLARRATRPQPGRDDKVVTAWNGLAITALAEAGAGLGRPDWVDAAAVCARAVLDLHVVDGRLRRASLGTSVGESAGVLEDYACLATGLLALYQATGGTEWLAHAQSLLDRALIHFADDERPGSWFDTADDAETLVTRPRDPVDGATPSGASCLAEALLTAAAVADADASGRYAAAAAASFDRVALLLERAPRSAGHWLAVAEASVRGPIQVAVATDGDSALLREARRLAPGGAVVVGGEPDSSPLLADRPLVGGASAAYVCRGFVCDRPVSTTEDLAAALSR from the coding sequence ATGGACCCACGCGAACACAACACGCTCGGTGGGTCCACGAGCCCCTATCTGCGGCAGCACGCCGACAACCCGGTGCACTGGCAACAGTGGGGTCCCGAGGCGACCGAGTGGGCGCGGGAACGGGACGTCCCGATCCTGCTGTCGATCGGATACTCGGCATGCCACTGGTGCCACGTCATGGCCCACGAGTCCTTCGAGGACGAGTCGGTGGCGTCACTGATGAACGAGCATTTCGTGTGCGTCAAGGTCGACCGTGAGGAGCGTCCCGACCTCGACGCCGTATACATGAACGCCACGGTCGCGATGACCGGCCAGGGCGGCTGGCCGATGACGTGTTTCCTCACCCCGGACGGGGCCCCGTTCTACTGCGGCACCTACTATCCGGCCGAACCGCGCGGCGGGATGCCGTCGTTCACCCAGCTGCTGGGGGCCATCGCCGACACGTGGCGGGACCGCCGCGGCGACGTCGACGACGCGGCCGCCTCGGTGGTCGCGGAACTGCGGCGCGGAGCCGGCGGCGTCCCCGAGGGTGACGTCCGGGTGACCGCGGCCCTGCTGGACGCTGCCGCCGGGACCGTGCTGCGCGACGAGGACGCCGAACGCGGCGGGTTCGGGGGAGCCCCCAAGTTCCCGCCGTCCGCGCTGATGGAAGGCCTGCTGCGCACGTACGAGCGGTCCGGTGACGCCGACGTACTCGGCGTTGTGACGCGGACGGCGTCGGCGATGGCGCGCGGCGGCATCTTCGACCAGCTCGGCGGCGGTTTCGCCCGCTATTCGGTCGACGCCGCGTGGGTGGTGCCGCACTTCGAGAAGATGCTCTACGACAACGCCCAGCTGCTGCGCGCCTACGCGCACCTGGGCAGGCGCACGGGCTCGGATCTGGCCGTCCGCGTCACCGAGGAGACCGTCGAGTTCCTGCTGCGCGACCTGCGCACGGAAAACGGTTCGTTCGCGTCCGCCCTCGACGCCGACACCGAGGGCGTCGAGGGGCTCACGTACGTGTGGACCCCGGAACAGCTCGCCGAGGTCCTCGGGCCGGACGACGGCGAGTGGGCGGCCCGGGTGTTCGCGGTGACCTCGGACGGGACGTTCGAGGCCGGCGCGTCGGTGCTGCAACTCCCGCGCGACCCGGACGACTGGGACCGTTGGCACCGGATCCGGGACACACTGCTCGCCCGTCGCGCGACGCGGCCGCAGCCGGGCCGCGACGACAAGGTGGTCACCGCCTGGAACGGCCTCGCGATCACCGCACTGGCCGAGGCCGGCGCCGGTCTCGGCAGACCGGATTGGGTGGACGCCGCCGCCGTGTGTGCGCGCGCGGTGCTGGACCTGCACGTCGTGGACGGTCGCCTGCGGCGGGCGTCCCTGGGAACGTCGGTGGGCGAGTCGGCCGGGGTGCTCGAGGACTACGCGTGCCTGGCGACGGGGCTGCTCGCGTTGTATCAGGCGACCGGCGGCACCGAATGGCTGGCGCACGCGCAGTCGCTGCTCGACCGCGCACTGATCCATTTCGCCGACGACGAGCGTCCCGGCAGCTGGTTCGACACCGCCGACGACGCCGAAACCCTCGTGACCCGTCCCCGCGACCCGGTCGACGGTGCGACGCCGTCCGGGGCGTCGTGCCTGGCGGAGGCGCTGCTCACCGCGGCCGCGGTGGCCGACGCGGACGCCTCGGGCCGGTACGCGGCCGCGGCCGCCGCATCATTCGACCGGGTGGCGCTACTGCTGGAGCGCGCGCCGCGATCGGCCGGGCACTGGCTCGCGGTGGCCGAGGCCTCGGTGCGCGGCCCGATCCAGGTGGCGGTGGCCACCGACGGCGATTCCGCGCTGCTGCGGGAGGCGCGCAGACTCGCTCCCGGCGGTGCCGTCGTGGTCGGCGGCGAACCGGACTCGTCGCCGCTGCTCGCCGACCGGCCGCTGGTCGGCGGTGCGTCGGCGGCGTACGTGTGCCGCGGGTTCGTGTGCGACCGCCCGGTCTCGACGACCGAGGATCTCGCCGCCGCGTTGAGCCGGTAG
- a CDS encoding bifunctional lytic transglycosylase/C40 family peptidase, producing MSVDAAAIIVAITTAAGAIVQGADIPQPVKDQAAEAIQVVEQASPDVQKQVNDAISTLPDPARAQAEQMVAQASDVVKQATDPYIPPPPALEAAPPPAPVPPLALPDTPLDQPPVMSAPDVGTAIGGLAALPGVPALISGLGSLIPSVPAGFPGVSLAPVGAIAVFAPWIRKAGSLCEGIKPPTLAALYSVENGFRYGATSPVSRAGARGPGQFMPDTWAKYGKDADGDGKVDINGVADPMMASGQMLCDLFGQIDGWKKEGVVKGDTLDLTIAAYNAGGGAVRTAGGMPAGKFDYEHETQPYVARIRSLEESFARMLSPFFYGAAAGDTSRVVEAAMRFIGLPYVWGGGNINGPSGGGFDCSGLTSFAVYAATGIALPRTSETQWNVGVEVPLSEARPGDLLFGNWQSGGPGHVAIYVGNGQMLHAPTTGDVVRIGPVFADMKARRVF from the coding sequence ATGTCAGTTGATGCAGCGGCGATCATCGTGGCGATCACCACCGCAGCGGGGGCCATCGTTCAGGGAGCGGACATACCGCAGCCGGTGAAAGATCAGGCAGCAGAAGCAATTCAGGTGGTCGAGCAGGCCTCACCCGACGTTCAGAAACAGGTAAACGACGCAATATCGACCCTCCCGGATCCGGCCCGTGCGCAGGCCGAGCAGATGGTGGCGCAGGCCTCGGATGTCGTGAAGCAGGCAACCGACCCCTACATTCCGCCGCCGCCTGCCCTGGAGGCGGCGCCGCCGCCTGCCCCGGTTCCGCCGCTGGCCCTGCCGGACACCCCGCTCGACCAGCCGCCCGTGATGAGTGCCCCCGACGTCGGAACCGCGATCGGGGGCCTCGCCGCTCTGCCGGGCGTGCCGGCGCTCATCAGCGGACTCGGATCGCTGATCCCGTCCGTGCCCGCCGGGTTTCCGGGTGTCTCGCTCGCGCCCGTCGGCGCCATCGCCGTCTTCGCGCCGTGGATCCGCAAGGCCGGATCGCTGTGCGAGGGCATCAAGCCGCCGACGCTGGCGGCCCTGTACTCGGTCGAGAACGGGTTCCGGTACGGCGCGACGTCGCCGGTGTCCCGGGCGGGTGCCCGCGGCCCCGGTCAGTTCATGCCCGACACCTGGGCCAAGTACGGCAAGGACGCGGACGGCGACGGCAAGGTCGATATCAACGGCGTCGCCGACCCGATGATGGCGTCCGGTCAGATGCTGTGCGACCTGTTCGGGCAGATCGACGGGTGGAAGAAGGAGGGCGTGGTCAAGGGCGACACCCTCGACCTCACGATCGCCGCCTACAACGCCGGTGGAGGTGCCGTCCGGACCGCCGGGGGCATGCCCGCCGGCAAGTTCGACTACGAGCACGAAACGCAGCCGTACGTCGCACGCATCCGATCGCTCGAGGAATCGTTCGCGCGGATGCTGTCGCCGTTCTTCTACGGTGCGGCCGCCGGTGACACGAGCCGCGTCGTGGAGGCGGCCATGCGGTTCATCGGCCTGCCGTACGTGTGGGGCGGCGGCAACATCAACGGACCGTCCGGCGGCGGATTCGACTGCTCGGGGCTGACCTCGTTCGCCGTGTACGCCGCCACCGGCATCGCACTGCCCCGCACGTCGGAAACGCAGTGGAATGTCGGTGTGGAGGTGCCGCTGTCGGAAGCCAGGCCCGGGGACCTGCTGTTCGGAAACTGGCAGTCGGGTGGGCCGGGTCACGTGGCGATCTACGTCGGAAACGGACAGATGCTGCACGCCCCGACGACGGGAGACGTGGTGCGCATCGGACCCGTGTTCGCCGACATGAAGGCCCGCCGGGTCTTCTGA
- a CDS encoding YecA family protein — MIADHDELLDAALGVLRERGPLSDRELTVALADSGWGGVDDLIDYVEEFDAPLLGTLPDDRRVALDVLLAGRVLTHRLTAEEIAADVVEPDDFGALMHLASGEPDVDGFEVVFFEDEADELAARGGVGASWSDEEVLVLPRGTLAQCSPGDLLAVIASDSGVRLDFVGEPVADAPELAQRLTRRLGESPVLDLEEEVWHLLVDDPAAFTAPALPLADIVEAAGLDRSGQLVAVRGFDFEAYARDLMIGVYADELGVPMDAAVAVAALVSLVTALEEDENQDIQARFFDKPELYAALADPAVMEVAAQELFDLDVEPEVLLLAAQRLLVSGPREVKAAASWIAGRATEMEGFPKQAEEHYEHALVLDGAFDLALFDLARFASDRGDAVRGLSLLNRMAGGDAEPLHAVLEYFQPTPRPGLGRNHPCWCGSGRKYKTCHLGKGDHALSERAGWLYQKAKLHAQELGWRDQIVEYAEIRSENWVGDAALFQALEDPLVADVALFEGGAFADFVECRGDLLPPDEFALARQWQEVERSLHEVEEVRPGAGLTLRDLRTGDRRDIREVTGSHQLHAGNLICARVVPAGDTWQIFGGIEPISQARRASLLAALDDETTDPAYLVEILSERFVPVTG; from the coding sequence GTGATCGCGGACCATGACGAACTGCTCGATGCCGCTCTGGGTGTGCTGCGGGAGCGCGGCCCCCTGTCCGACCGGGAGCTGACAGTCGCGCTTGCGGATTCGGGCTGGGGAGGTGTCGACGACCTGATCGACTACGTGGAGGAGTTCGACGCGCCGCTTCTCGGAACTCTTCCCGACGACCGACGGGTGGCGCTCGACGTTCTGCTCGCGGGCCGCGTCCTCACGCACCGCCTCACCGCGGAGGAGATCGCGGCCGACGTCGTGGAGCCGGACGATTTCGGCGCACTCATGCACCTCGCATCCGGGGAGCCTGACGTCGACGGCTTCGAGGTCGTGTTCTTCGAGGACGAGGCCGACGAACTCGCCGCGAGAGGAGGCGTCGGCGCGAGCTGGTCGGACGAGGAGGTGCTCGTCCTTCCCCGGGGCACTCTCGCGCAGTGTTCTCCCGGGGATCTTCTGGCGGTGATCGCCTCGGACAGCGGGGTGCGCCTCGACTTCGTCGGCGAGCCGGTTGCGGACGCTCCCGAGCTTGCGCAGCGGCTCACTCGTCGGCTGGGCGAGAGCCCGGTGCTCGATCTCGAGGAGGAGGTCTGGCACCTCCTGGTCGACGATCCGGCGGCGTTCACCGCGCCGGCGCTGCCGTTGGCGGACATAGTCGAGGCCGCCGGCCTCGACAGGTCCGGGCAACTCGTCGCGGTTCGCGGATTCGATTTCGAGGCCTACGCCCGGGACCTGATGATCGGCGTGTACGCCGACGAACTCGGGGTGCCGATGGATGCGGCGGTGGCCGTCGCCGCGCTGGTGTCGCTGGTCACGGCGCTCGAGGAAGACGAGAACCAGGACATCCAGGCGAGGTTCTTCGACAAGCCGGAGCTCTACGCGGCCCTCGCCGATCCGGCTGTCATGGAAGTCGCCGCGCAGGAGTTGTTCGACTTGGACGTCGAGCCCGAGGTGCTCCTGCTCGCCGCGCAGCGGCTCCTCGTGTCGGGACCGCGCGAAGTGAAAGCCGCCGCGTCGTGGATCGCCGGCCGGGCCACCGAGATGGAGGGCTTCCCGAAACAGGCCGAAGAACACTACGAACACGCTCTCGTCCTGGATGGAGCGTTCGATCTCGCTCTCTTCGACCTCGCCCGTTTCGCCTCGGACCGCGGCGATGCCGTCCGCGGGCTGTCATTGCTGAACCGGATGGCCGGCGGGGATGCAGAGCCGCTGCACGCGGTGCTCGAATACTTTCAGCCGACGCCGCGGCCGGGGCTGGGGCGTAACCATCCCTGCTGGTGCGGGTCGGGAAGGAAGTACAAGACGTGCCACCTCGGCAAGGGTGACCATGCCCTGTCCGAGCGGGCCGGGTGGCTGTACCAGAAGGCGAAGTTGCACGCGCAGGAACTCGGCTGGCGCGATCAGATCGTCGAGTACGCCGAGATCCGTTCCGAGAACTGGGTGGGCGACGCGGCGCTGTTCCAAGCGTTGGAGGACCCTCTGGTCGCCGACGTCGCACTCTTCGAGGGCGGTGCGTTCGCCGACTTCGTCGAGTGCCGCGGCGACCTGCTGCCCCCGGACGAGTTCGCGCTCGCGCGGCAGTGGCAGGAAGTCGAACGGTCGCTGCACGAGGTGGAGGAGGTCCGGCCGGGTGCGGGTCTGACACTGCGGGACCTGCGCACCGGCGACCGGCGCGACATCAGGGAAGTCACCGGAAGCCACCAATTGCACGCCGGGAATCTGATCTGTGCGCGCGTCGTCCCGGCGGGCGACACGTGGCAGATCTTCGGGGGAATCGAACCGATCTCGCAGGCTCGGCGCGCGTCACTCCTCGCGGCGTTGGACGACGAGACCACGGATCCGGCGTACCTGGTCGAGATCCTCAGCGAGCGATTCGTGCCGGTGACTGGGTGA
- the ilvA gene encoding threonine ammonia-lyase, which produces MLARVEPVTLDQIRAARKLLDPVMRRTPVIASRALSERCGHVVSLKCENLQRTGSFKPRGAYNRIANLSVAERAGGVVAASAGNHAQGVAWAATELGIASTVFMPTGAPLPKLVATKAYGATVHLTGDTVDDALVAAKAYADETGAVLIHPFDHIDVVAGQGTVGLEILEQEPDVGTIVVPTGGGGLIAGIAAAVKATRPDVRIVGVQAEQAAAWPRSLAEGRPIPLETMSTMADGIAVGRPGDVPFAHVGSQVDAIVTVSEDALSRALLLCLERAKLIVEPAGAAAVAALISCSTEELGLTGKVCAVLSGGNIDPLLLTHVVNHGLRAAGRYLGVHVTIPDRPGGLVSLLGVISGNGASVVDVVHSRTGGALALDEVEVFLTVETRGPGHRQDLLEALRDARYAVRLQE; this is translated from the coding sequence ATGCTGGCCCGCGTGGAGCCTGTCACGCTGGATCAGATCAGAGCGGCTCGTAAGCTGCTGGACCCCGTCATGCGCCGGACGCCGGTGATCGCGTCCCGGGCGCTGTCGGAACGATGCGGGCACGTCGTGTCGCTGAAGTGTGAAAATCTGCAGCGCACAGGATCTTTCAAACCTCGTGGTGCATACAACCGGATCGCGAACCTGTCGGTCGCGGAACGGGCCGGCGGGGTCGTGGCGGCCAGTGCCGGCAATCACGCGCAGGGCGTGGCCTGGGCGGCCACCGAACTGGGCATCGCGTCCACCGTCTTCATGCCCACCGGTGCACCCCTGCCGAAACTCGTCGCCACCAAGGCGTACGGCGCGACCGTCCACCTCACCGGCGACACGGTGGACGACGCGCTCGTCGCCGCGAAAGCGTACGCCGACGAGACCGGCGCCGTCCTCATCCATCCCTTCGACCACATCGACGTCGTCGCCGGGCAGGGGACCGTCGGACTCGAGATCCTCGAGCAGGAACCCGACGTCGGCACCATCGTCGTCCCGACCGGCGGGGGTGGCCTGATCGCGGGCATCGCCGCCGCGGTGAAGGCCACGCGGCCCGACGTGCGGATCGTCGGCGTCCAGGCCGAGCAGGCGGCAGCCTGGCCGCGGTCGCTGGCGGAGGGTCGCCCGATTCCGCTGGAGACCATGTCGACCATGGCAGACGGTATCGCGGTCGGCCGCCCCGGCGACGTGCCGTTCGCTCACGTCGGCTCCCAGGTCGACGCCATCGTCACGGTCAGTGAGGACGCACTGTCGCGGGCGCTGCTCCTGTGCCTCGAGCGCGCGAAGCTCATCGTGGAGCCCGCGGGCGCGGCGGCGGTCGCCGCGTTGATCAGCTGCTCCACCGAAGAGCTGGGACTCACCGGCAAGGTGTGCGCGGTGCTGTCCGGCGGCAACATCGACCCGTTGCTGCTCACCCACGTCGTCAATCACGGTCTCCGCGCGGCCGGCCGGTATCTCGGTGTGCACGTGACCATTCCGGACCGACCGGGTGGTCTGGTCAGTCTCCTCGGCGTGATCAGCGGCAACGGCGCCAGCGTCGTCGACGTCGTCCACTCCCGCACCGGCGGCGCGCTCGCGCTCGACGAGGTGGAGGTGTTCCTCACCGTCGAGACCCGCGGCCCCGGGCACCGGCAGGATCTCCTCGAGGCCCTCCGCGACGCCCGGTACGCGGTCCGACTGCAGGAATAA
- a CDS encoding DUF4307 domain-containing protein yields the protein MTRTLPPGRYTAAAKPARPKRWLVWALSAAVVVVGVIVAFVAYNKFAVSEIDSEATSFDLVSESQLDITFTVTREDPSRAAVCIVRSRSKDGSETGRREVYIAGGDSQTVKVTAPVYTSRPPAMGDIYGCSLDVPAYLTGG from the coding sequence ATGACGAGAACGCTTCCCCCGGGCCGATACACAGCCGCGGCAAAGCCTGCGCGCCCGAAGCGCTGGCTCGTGTGGGCGCTCTCCGCGGCGGTCGTCGTCGTCGGCGTGATCGTGGCGTTCGTCGCATACAACAAGTTCGCCGTCTCCGAGATCGACAGTGAAGCCACGTCGTTCGATCTGGTGAGTGAGTCACAGCTCGACATCACGTTCACGGTCACCCGGGAGGATCCGTCCCGCGCCGCGGTATGCATCGTCCGCTCCCGCTCCAAGGACGGTTCCGAGACCGGCCGGCGCGAGGTGTACATCGCCGGCGGCGACAGCCAGACGGTGAAAGTCACCGCTCCCGTCTACACGTCGCGCCCCCCTGCGATGGGCGACATCTACGGCTGCAGCCTGGACGTTCCGGCCTATCTGACCGGCGGCTGA
- the greA gene encoding transcription elongation factor GreA, with translation MTETQVTWLTQESHDRLKSELDQLIANRPVIAAEINERREEGDLKENGGYHAAREEQGQQEARIRQLQELLNSAKVGEAPTQSGVALPGSVVKVYYDGDEKDTETFLIATREEGARDNKLEVYSPNSPLGGALLEAKVGETREYTLPNGSSMKVTLVSAEPYHS, from the coding sequence ATGACCGAGACCCAGGTGACCTGGCTGACCCAGGAGTCACATGACAGGCTCAAGAGCGAACTCGACCAGCTCATTGCCAATCGTCCGGTCATCGCCGCCGAGATCAACGAGCGTCGCGAAGAGGGCGATCTGAAGGAGAACGGTGGCTACCACGCGGCCCGCGAAGAGCAGGGTCAGCAGGAAGCGCGCATCCGTCAGCTCCAGGAACTGCTGAACAGCGCGAAGGTCGGCGAGGCCCCCACCCAGTCCGGTGTCGCACTGCCCGGTTCCGTGGTGAAGGTCTACTACGACGGCGACGAGAAGGACACCGAGACGTTCCTGATCGCGACCCGCGAAGAGGGTGCACGCGACAACAAGCTCGAGGTGTACTCGCCCAACTCCCCGCTGGGTGGCGCACTGCTCGAGGCGAAGGTCGGCGAGACCCGCGAATACACGCTGCCCAACGGCAGCAGCATGAAGGTGACGCTCGTCAGCGCGGAGCCGTACCACAGCTGA